One Bacteroidales bacterium DNA window includes the following coding sequences:
- a CDS encoding Crp/Fnr family transcriptional regulator, with protein MITQFSQQFEHDLLEEISHIPPAEIPRNTVILREQSYIKEIPLVVRGNIKVRKTDETGKEIILYHIEAGESCILSITSCLNDKKSQAEAITDETTQLIIVPASKVKEWMDTYKSWRKFVLSLYNARLTELLMLVDNISFNQTDSRLYKKLKDLQNKQGNAISITHQQLAYEIGTAREVISRLLKQMEKEEFIKLERGKIKILRPL; from the coding sequence ATGATTACACAATTTAGCCAACAATTTGAACACGATCTTCTTGAGGAAATCAGCCATATTCCTCCTGCAGAAATTCCCAGAAATACTGTAATACTCAGGGAACAATCCTATATAAAAGAGATCCCATTGGTAGTCAGGGGCAATATTAAAGTAAGAAAAACCGATGAAACAGGAAAAGAAATCATTTTGTACCATATTGAAGCCGGTGAAAGCTGTATTCTTTCCATAACCTCGTGCTTGAATGATAAAAAGAGTCAGGCCGAAGCCATTACCGACGAAACGACACAGCTTATCATTGTTCCCGCCTCCAAAGTAAAAGAATGGATGGATACCTATAAAAGCTGGAGAAAATTTGTTTTAAGCCTCTACAATGCCCGCCTCACAGAACTCTTAATGTTAGTGGACAACATTTCTTTTAACCAAACAGACAGCAGGCTCTATAAAAAACTGAAAGACCTTCAGAATAAACAGGGAAATGCAATCTCTATCACTCACCAACAACTGGCTTATGAAATCGGCACGGCACGAGAGGTTATTTCAAGGCTGCTCAAGCAAATGGAAAAGGAAGAGTTCATAAAACTGGAAAGGGGAAAAATCAAAATTTTGCGTCCTCTGTAA
- a CDS encoding DUF2892 domain-containing protein, whose product MKCNVGKTDKVIRIILGLAIGAAGFYFNSWWGLVGIVPVFTALINWCPLYLPFGIRTCRKS is encoded by the coding sequence ATGAAATGCAATGTAGGTAAAACAGACAAAGTAATCCGAATCATTCTTGGATTAGCCATAGGGGCAGCCGGATTCTATTTTAACAGTTGGTGGGGCCTGGTAGGTATCGTTCCGGTTTTCACAGCCTTAATCAACTGGTGCCCTCTTTATCTGCCCTTTGGTATCAGAACATGTAGAAAATCATGA